The Xiphophorus hellerii strain 12219 chromosome 3, Xiphophorus_hellerii-4.1, whole genome shotgun sequence genome segment TTCATACCCTCTGCTAGCCTCAGCTGCTTGGTGACACATATCACAGGAACCACACAGTGTCCTAACGCCTGCCAATCAATGACTCAAAGACAAAAACGATAATTAGCACAACGGGGAGTTATGAACTTTTGGGGGAGCAGGTTTAACGTTGCACAGTCATCCGGATGCAGTGCAACCTATTTTTGATctgtggatgaaaaatgtttagtagCTAAAAACTTTAGATACATTTCTGTCACAAGCAAAATTTCCTGTCTGAGCAAAACAGCATCTTTCTGAAGGTGTGCCGCAGCTCAGCCATGCGGAAAGCGTAGATAGCCGGGTCTATGAGGGCGTGGCTCATCATCAGCACCACATGCAGCTCGAACAAGGACCGGTAGCATTCACAGTACGGATTCATAGGGCAAACTGTGATGATGACCAGGTGGACAAAAAACGGCGCCCAACACACCACAAACGCCCCGAACAGGATGGTGAGAGTGAGAGCGCCTCTCATGTTGCTGCCCCACCTCCGCTGATGCTGAGACTTGTCCCTGCCGCCACCAGGTAGCGCTGCGATGCTCTTGGCGTGAATGCGGGCCATCATGAACATGTAGACATAGAGGAAGCAGATGGCTGCCAGGGAGACGACGAAGAAGACGATGAAGCAGATCACGATGAACTGAAAGTTGAAGAACTTCACCATTAGCACGGCCAGAACTGCACATGATGTCCAGATGAGCCCCAAGATGGCTGCAGTTCGCTGCATGGTCATGATGTTGTGGTAACGTAGCGCATGGAAGATGGTGATGTAACTATaggataaaaaacaacaacaaacatttgaGTCCTGATTGAAGGATCTTTGGATTTTATAATTGGAGTTTGTGTTAGGGTTATCACAATTCAAATGTGTGTATGGTTAGAAAGACAAATTTGTGACCATATGCTAATATTCTTACATTTGCAGCTGCCCTTAGGTGGTTAATGGAACTTTGAAAAGAACCTTGGTGGTTAGTCAAACTTTCAGTTGAGTTAAAAGCTTGTCAGAGTGAAAGTAATGGGAAAGTCTTTTAACTCACACTTTGTTCAGATAATGGCTCTCATTAGCCAGCAAAGGgtcctttgttttttcagtttaaacaaaaatgagcATATGAAGAAcatcattatatttttaatttgtcaatCCACTCTCTTTTGTATTAGAACCTGCAAAGATCAAattcatccatccgtccatgTTTATACCTGCTAATCCTCGCAGGGCTGCGGTAGGGGGTGGGGACGTGGTACTTACCTGCAGCGACCACAGGGCGCATGCAAAGATCAAATGtctaatttaaaacacaatttagaCTTGAAACTGTTTTTCAAGATCTTATGTGGAGAGTCACACCAGTCCCAGTATAAATGAGCTACAACTGGAGTTCATTAGATTCCTTTCACCTCTTCTTTTGATAGATGTGTGCTGGAAAGTTTACTTAAACTACAATGGTCAACTGTTTCTGCAAGGCATGTTGCTATTTTCCATAATACCATCTCTTTGCCTCAGGGTAATAGTTGGGTTTTAACAAGTTTCCTTTATTTGATTTTCGGGTAAGCCACATTCAGCTATCAAACAATAACGTTTATGTACCTATAGCAATCAGTATGTTTTTTAGGTGGAAAAGGGCAAACTAATTATGTTTTCCAGACTCATTTTGAGTATCGAAATGAtaatgagggttttttttgagaaaatctgCAACAAAAAGAGTTTAAATATGGCTTCTTGAATGTCATGTCACAATTGattcatcattaaaatgaatgaatcaatCTTTTATAAAATGTTGCATCTTTCAAATGAATGCTTTGCTTTGTGCTTTGAGCAGTGACAAGCCAAAATGAGAGGGTAAAGAACAATGCATCATATGGTTGGATACAAGTCACTATGCCAATCGTCAAACCAATAGTACTGTAGGCCTCTGTACTAACACTGTACTAAAATATGTCACACCTTTTAAAATGGGATTATATTAGcaagaaatgtgacaaaaatgattGACGGAGCTATCCATCGCCATCTTCTGTCTCCATCAAAAGGTTTAggataaaatgacaagtttgatTTGCATCCTTGTTGGTTTGTGCGGCTGACCGCTCAGCACCCAATGaccatttttacagtgaaatcaaCTGAATAAATCAATATCAGGTGGCcagttgtctgttttttgtcGAGTTCTGCAGGAGTTACTGCTCACATACGTTGTTTTAACATCAATCATGGCAGAGTAGGCTGTTTCCTGAAGAGCACGGCGTTATGAGTTGGGCGTTAGGGTCAATACATGGTGACAGTGAAAAAACACATTAGATTGGCCAAAGATGCATTAGATACCATTACCAGTTCTTCATGAAGGAATTGCACAGTGCAATTGAATTAGGTAACATAGTTGCTTTGTGGCCTTGCCCAATGTGCAGGACATATATTTCACACAATAGTGTAATGTTGGAGCCAATGGCTAAGAGAAGTCCAAAACCTGTTTACTGCTTTAAGACGGctaacttttttccttttttttccatcactcACTGTAGGGATATGAGCATCCTCAGTCATCCATCAGCAGATCTTTCTACATACCGGTCAACAGCAATGGCCAGGAAACTGGATATGGAGCCTACAAACgacatgcagagcagggagtCCATCACGTCGTCCAGGTCGGTCTCGGGAGGACCCCTCCTCTCCAGGTGTCCCGCATCAGCGAGAACTATCATCAGGTTTTCCCACGTTTTTGTCACACTGGCGATGGTGTTGAAGGCAGCCAAGCTGCACATGAAGCAGTACATGGGTGAGTGGAGGTTCCTGCTGCGCATCACCGCCACCACGACCAGCAGGTTCTCAGCCAGGCTGACGATTCCGACGGTGAAGAAGACAGGAAACGGGACCTTGACCTCAGGGCAGCCTGTCTGGTTCATGGCAACGTCCTGTCTGATTCCAATGCAGATTAAACAAGTTCCTAAAAACAGGTGaaagcaaatagaaatattacACAAGTTTAAATGCTagcacagaataataataatgatgatgcaCCAGTACTGTTGAGCTACTATTGGGGGCTATGCCAACTGCATTGTTGTCTTTAGAGTAACATCATATTTTTCCAATATTATAAACTTGATCATGTTCCTGGCTCAGAtttaaaacttcattttaacattttggtcCATGTGAATTTCATAATAAtaaagtgttacagaaaaaaagccaGGCAGATATTTAACTTCTAAATTGAAATATAATATCAGTAAAaagatatatactgtatactaaaaaaaatgaagatttgGAGATATGTTTATCTCTAAACGCTGCAGCAGGAGTTCTGCAACTCTTTTATCCATTGgcttaattttaatgaaaattgaAAAGAGAGATCATATTTCTCTTATTTCAGTTTCCCTTCATTGGCTCCCTGTTAAGTCCAGAAGAGAAGCTTCCCCTTTTCATATATAAAGCCCCTAATAACCAGTTCCATCATGCAGCAGAGATCTGATTGGTCCATATGTTCCTAACACAGCACTTTGCTCTCAGACTGCAGGTTTACTGCTGGTTCCTAGAGGTTCTAACAGTAGAAAGTGAGGCAGATCCTTTAGTTCTCAGACTCCTCTGCTGTGGAACCAGCTTGTGAATCAGCCTCCCTGCTTACTATTAAGACAAGGCTTTAACACTTTCCATTCTGATTAAACTTATAGTTAGACTGGCTTAGCTTACCCTGACCTAGTCTCTCactattttttcttcattgaagCAACTTCTTACTAGACAAAGAGATCACAACACATCAACCAGAGTTTTAAATCTTTAAGCTAAAGAATATAACCTGTGCTATAATGTCAGGACAGTTTGCACAAGGTAAATTGATGTGAGTGTGCCAGGGTTCCAAAGGTTTGTTATCTTGGGTTTATACagtaaaaactacaaacatgcAATATGAGTTCAGTCTGCTCTCACAGACTGATTCAAGTTGAGTTTTAGTCATTTGAGAGCTCTTGCACACATCACAACTCGTAACCTGTGAAAATAGTGACTTACAGGTTtgtaatgtttctttgttttgcagttaAGAGAACAATTAGCTCTATTATGCCAAACTTGGGTGTGTGGAAATGGTGGAGAGAACTGCAATTCAAGCTCCTAAACCTAAA includes the following:
- the mc2r gene encoding adrenocorticotropic hormone receptor, whose translation is MNQTGCPEVKVPFPVFFTVGIVSLAENLLVVVAVMRSRNLHSPMYCFMCSLAAFNTIASVTKTWENLMIVLADAGHLERRGPPETDLDDVMDSLLCMSFVGSISSFLAIAVDRYITIFHALRYHNIMTMQRTAAILGLIWTSCAVLAVLMVKFFNFQFIVICFIVFFVVSLAAICFLYVYMFMMARIHAKSIAALPGGGRDKSQHQRRWGSNMRGALTLTILFGAFVVCWAPFFVHLVIITVCPMNPYCECYRSLFELHVVLMMSHALIDPAIYAFRMAELRHTFRKMLFCSDRKFCL